A region of Planococcus sp. MSAK28401 DNA encodes the following proteins:
- the hemQ gene encoding hydrogen peroxide-dependent heme synthase, with protein sequence MNEAAITLDGWYVLHDFRSMDWVAWKMLDDDERQFAIDEFNMFMEKVNQADENKTGAHALYSIIGQKADLMLMLLRETMDELRELETEYNKLTLIAYTVPTYSYVSVVELSNYLSGESNEDPYQNPHVRSRLYPELQRSQYICFYPMDKRREGNDNWYMLPMQERKDLMLSHGKIGRSYAGKVKQIISGSVGFDDYEWGVTLFAEDVLQFKKLVYEMRFDEVSARYGEFGSFYVGTILDKEKTVKFLEV encoded by the coding sequence ATGAATGAAGCAGCAATTACATTAGACGGCTGGTACGTGCTCCACGATTTCCGTTCAATGGACTGGGTCGCGTGGAAAATGCTCGACGACGACGAGCGCCAATTCGCGATCGACGAGTTCAATATGTTCATGGAAAAAGTTAACCAAGCTGACGAAAACAAAACCGGTGCCCACGCCCTTTATTCCATTATCGGCCAAAAAGCTGACCTCATGCTCATGCTTTTGCGTGAAACGATGGATGAGTTGCGCGAGCTTGAAACCGAATACAATAAATTGACGTTGATCGCCTACACAGTGCCGACGTATTCCTACGTTTCTGTCGTCGAGTTGTCGAACTACCTATCAGGCGAAAGCAATGAAGACCCTTACCAAAACCCGCATGTCCGTTCGCGTCTGTACCCAGAGCTTCAACGCTCCCAGTATATTTGCTTCTATCCAATGGATAAGCGCCGCGAAGGCAACGACAATTGGTATATGCTGCCAATGCAAGAGCGCAAAGATTTGATGCTGTCACACGGCAAAATCGGCCGCAGCTACGCAGGCAAAGTCAAACAAATCATTTCTGGCTCTGTCGGATTCGATGATTACGAGTGGGGCGTTACATTGTTTGCAGAAGACGTTCTCCAATTCAAAAAGCTTGTCTACGAAATGCGTTTTGACGAAGTATCCGCCCGCTACGGCGAATTCGGTTCATTCTACGTCGGCACGATTCTCGACAAAGAAAAAACCGTGAAGTTCCTAGAAGTATAA
- a CDS encoding ABC transporter permease subunit — MKFLTNFFIAIAGIVLAGSLPILVRGWVEGEWRGRLYVESIRETLEGLWPIGEIAFLNYRAGQEMPLFPNIFAYIVYSLEILFLALLVALIASLTLTIVTMLLSDSIRERVKMMLYFLESVPDLLIIMLAQLSVIFFFKETGVLISKIAVAGEDQIYWLPVLCLAVLPTIQLYRLSMLTFQEEERQMYVELARALGFSKVYIVLIHMFRNAIISVFFQSKRTMWFMLSNLFVLELMFNLPGIMLFLSGNMHPLGFLVTIFSFFLPMFILYSLGEWFFVSRRHNKAVI; from the coding sequence GTGAAATTTTTAACTAATTTCTTTATCGCCATCGCCGGGATTGTCTTGGCGGGCAGTTTGCCGATTCTCGTCAGGGGCTGGGTAGAAGGAGAATGGCGAGGGCGATTATACGTGGAATCGATACGCGAGACATTGGAAGGGCTTTGGCCCATCGGAGAAATTGCGTTTCTTAATTACCGTGCAGGGCAGGAGATGCCATTATTCCCAAACATTTTCGCCTACATCGTGTATTCACTTGAAATTCTATTTTTGGCTTTGCTAGTAGCCCTTATAGCGTCATTGACTTTAACGATAGTGACTATGCTGCTGTCTGACAGTATACGGGAACGGGTAAAAATGATGCTTTATTTTCTGGAGTCGGTCCCGGATTTGTTGATCATTATGCTGGCACAGCTCAGTGTCATTTTCTTCTTTAAAGAAACCGGGGTACTGATTTCGAAAATTGCTGTGGCAGGGGAGGATCAAATTTACTGGCTGCCTGTATTGTGTCTGGCAGTTTTGCCGACTATTCAACTTTACCGCCTATCAATGCTGACTTTTCAAGAGGAAGAGCGCCAGATGTATGTAGAACTTGCCCGCGCACTTGGCTTTTCAAAAGTCTACATCGTGCTCATACATATGTTCCGTAATGCAATCATTAGCGTGTTTTTTCAATCTAAGAGAACGATGTGGTTCATGCTATCGAACTTGTTTGTACTCGAGTTGATGTTCAATCTTCCAGGGATCATGCTATTTCTCAGTGGAAATATGCACCCACTCGGTTTTCTGGTGACCATTTTCAGCTTTTTCCTGCCGATGTTCATTTTGTATAGCTTAGGGGAATGGTTTTTCGTATCACGCCGGCACAACAAGGCGGTGATATAA
- a CDS encoding HD domain-containing protein — translation MSYATQKLAEEKVFKDPVHRYIHVRDQVIWDLVNSKEFQRLRRIKQLGTSYLVFHGAEHSRFNHSLGVYEIVRRISDDVFHGRPEWDESERLTVLCAALLHDLGHGPFSHSFEKVFNVDHEEFTRAILTGDTEVNSILKNVSPDFPGHVAEVIAKTYSNKQVISLISSQIDADRMDYLQRDAYYTGVSYGHFDMERILRVMRPLDDQVVIKSSGMHAVEDYIMSRYQMYWQVYFHPVARSAEVILRKILQRAKELSESGYKFQQPPTHFLAFFDRSFTLADYLALDEGVLMTYFQLWINERDPILADLCDRFVNRRLFQYVDFDPGTDYKKLGELSALFKKAGIDPEYYLIDDSTSDLPYDFYRPGEEEERLPIQLLMPNGDIKELSRLSQIVDAISGKRRTDYKLYFPAELLIDGKKKAIKQQILEMLREGGV, via the coding sequence GTGAGCTACGCGACACAGAAATTAGCTGAAGAAAAAGTGTTCAAAGATCCGGTTCACCGGTATATCCATGTGCGCGACCAAGTGATTTGGGACCTCGTCAATTCGAAAGAGTTCCAGCGGCTGCGCCGCATCAAACAACTCGGGACATCCTACCTCGTCTTCCACGGCGCGGAGCATAGCCGTTTCAACCATTCTCTTGGCGTCTATGAAATCGTCCGGCGCATCTCAGACGATGTGTTTCACGGCCGCCCAGAGTGGGATGAAAGCGAGCGCTTGACGGTCTTGTGTGCAGCGCTTCTTCACGACCTCGGACATGGCCCGTTTTCACATTCATTTGAAAAAGTATTTAATGTCGATCACGAGGAATTCACGCGAGCGATTTTGACCGGTGATACCGAAGTGAACAGCATCTTGAAAAACGTATCGCCTGATTTTCCTGGCCATGTAGCGGAAGTCATAGCGAAAACGTATTCCAATAAACAAGTGATTTCGCTCATCTCCAGCCAGATTGATGCCGACCGGATGGATTATTTGCAGCGTGATGCGTATTACACCGGTGTTTCCTACGGCCATTTCGATATGGAACGCATACTGCGTGTCATGCGGCCGCTCGATGACCAAGTCGTCATCAAATCGAGCGGTATGCACGCGGTCGAAGACTATATCATGAGCCGCTACCAAATGTACTGGCAAGTGTATTTCCATCCGGTCGCGAGAAGCGCGGAAGTGATTTTGCGGAAGATTTTGCAGCGAGCCAAAGAATTGAGCGAAAGCGGCTATAAATTCCAGCAGCCGCCGACCCATTTTCTCGCCTTTTTCGACCGTAGCTTCACGCTCGCCGATTATTTGGCGCTCGATGAAGGCGTCTTGATGACTTACTTCCAATTGTGGATAAACGAGCGCGACCCGATACTCGCTGACCTGTGCGACCGTTTCGTCAATCGCCGCCTCTTCCAATATGTCGATTTCGATCCCGGGACGGATTACAAAAAACTTGGTGAGCTTTCGGCTTTATTCAAGAAGGCCGGCATCGATCCCGAATACTACTTGATCGATGATTCGACTTCTGACCTGCCCTATGATTTCTACCGGCCGGGTGAAGAGGAAGAACGCTTGCCGATCCAATTATTGATGCCAAACGGTGATATTAAGGAATTGTCTAGGCTGTCGCAGATTGTCGACGCCATTTCCGGTAAACGCCGAACCGATTATAAATTGTACTTTCCAGCGGAACTGCTCATCGATGGCAAGAAAAAAGCCATCAAGCAGCAAATCCTGGAGATGCTCAGAGAAGGAGGGGTTTAG
- the bshB2 gene encoding bacillithiol biosynthesis deacetylase BshB2, which yields MTIPKERHVLVIFPHPDDEAFGVSGTITTHIQQGTPVTYACLTLGEMGRNLGNPPFATRESLPAIRKKELLASAEAMGLTDLRMMGLRDKTLEFEDDEKMVRMMEELIEETNPSLIITFYPDFAVHPDHEATARAVVRAVRRMEDRPKLHCVAFANNTLDVLGEPDIVYDIKPVREHKMNSMKAHISQTAWMLEEMEHKLQNGDTETENWLTLERFYAYRWDQDFE from the coding sequence ATGACCATCCCGAAAGAACGACATGTACTGGTCATCTTCCCCCACCCCGACGACGAAGCGTTCGGAGTGTCGGGAACGATTACGACCCACATCCAACAAGGAACCCCCGTTACATACGCCTGTTTGACGCTTGGCGAAATGGGCCGCAATCTTGGCAACCCGCCGTTTGCGACGCGTGAATCTTTGCCTGCTATCCGCAAGAAAGAACTGCTGGCCTCCGCCGAAGCGATGGGCTTGACGGACCTTCGCATGATGGGCCTACGCGATAAAACCCTGGAGTTCGAAGACGATGAAAAAATGGTGCGCATGATGGAAGAGCTTATTGAAGAAACCAACCCTTCCCTAATCATCACGTTCTATCCGGATTTTGCCGTGCATCCTGACCACGAAGCAACAGCGCGCGCAGTAGTTCGTGCTGTGCGCCGCATGGAAGACCGCCCGAAACTTCATTGCGTGGCGTTCGCCAACAATACACTGGATGTGCTCGGTGAGCCTGACATCGTCTACGATATCAAGCCCGTACGTGAGCATAAGATGAATTCAATGAAAGCCCATATTTCGCAAACTGCTTGGATGCTCGAGGAAATGGAGCACAAGCTGCAAAATGGCGACACCGAAACCGAAAACTGGCTGACCCTTGAACGGTTCTATGCTTACCGCTGGGACCAGGATTTCGAGTAG
- a CDS encoding YwdI family protein has translation MGIETTRILDEIDKHTARARGSEPEKIRESLAAIRALCDLLLEDGMQAPKKPRAMPLAATETVNRPQSVPAATRLQEEGANGDSLFEF, from the coding sequence ATGGGCATCGAAACGACACGCATTTTAGATGAAATCGATAAGCATACGGCTCGCGCACGGGGAAGCGAACCTGAAAAGATCCGTGAATCCCTTGCCGCTATCCGTGCCTTATGCGACCTGCTTCTCGAAGATGGCATGCAAGCGCCCAAAAAACCGCGCGCCATGCCGCTTGCTGCAACGGAAACAGTAAACCGGCCGCAGTCGGTTCCCGCGGCTACAAGGCTTCAGGAAGAAGGAGCAAACGGCGATTCGCTTTTTGAATTTTAA
- the pdxK gene encoding pyridoxine/pyridoxal/pyridoxamine kinase — MTLKKTLTIAGSDTSGGAGIQADLKTFQEHGTYGMNALTVIVTMDPNNHWSHGIHPIALDTLDAQLKTAFSTGIDSLKTGMLPTVDIIEMAGKAIEASGITDVVIDPVMACKGEDEVLFPENVDAMVKYLLPHAKVVTPNLVEAGQLSGLGTLHTVEDLQKAAEKIHAHGTKFVVIKGGKQLKHEKAADLLYDGEKHYLLTAEKTDTTYNHGAGCTFAAAITANLANGQSVKDAVYNAKIFVSTAIAHGWKLNEYVGPVMHGAANKFHKAEVDVVEL, encoded by the coding sequence ATGACACTCAAAAAGACACTCACCATTGCAGGATCCGATACTTCCGGCGGCGCTGGTATCCAGGCCGACTTGAAGACGTTCCAGGAACACGGCACATACGGCATGAACGCTTTGACAGTCATCGTTACGATGGACCCTAACAACCATTGGAGCCATGGCATCCACCCGATCGCGCTCGATACGCTCGATGCTCAATTGAAAACAGCATTCTCGACAGGGATCGACTCCTTGAAAACCGGCATGCTGCCGACCGTCGATATCATTGAAATGGCGGGCAAGGCCATCGAAGCATCCGGCATTACCGATGTTGTCATCGACCCGGTAATGGCATGTAAAGGCGAAGATGAAGTACTATTCCCTGAAAATGTCGATGCAATGGTTAAATACTTGCTGCCGCACGCAAAAGTCGTGACACCGAACCTTGTGGAAGCCGGCCAATTATCAGGACTCGGTACCCTTCACACGGTCGAAGATCTACAAAAAGCGGCGGAAAAGATCCACGCACACGGAACCAAATTTGTCGTCATCAAAGGCGGCAAGCAATTGAAGCACGAAAAAGCGGCCGACCTTCTATACGATGGGGAAAAACATTACCTGTTGACGGCTGAGAAAACCGATACGACTTATAATCACGGCGCCGGTTGCACATTTGCTGCGGCGATTACGGCCAACCTTGCTAACGGGCAGTCGGTCAAAGATGCAGTATACAACGCAAAAATCTTTGTCTCTACAGCGATTGCACATGGCTGGAAGCTGAACGAATACGTTGGCCCTGTCATGCACGGAGCGGCGAATAAATTTCACAAAGCTGAAGTGGATGTTGTGGAACTATAA
- a CDS encoding YjiH family protein, whose protein sequence is MKKFSASTWLLFLIPSFLGILLFLVPVPTTNADGDTEWMVTIAVLANWMAGEITSIVPWILLILLTIAAVGSLLYITKKPVTDGNVAFFNKLFNVNLFWTMTRLVAAIFAFMVLFQVGPEAIWSDATGGLLLDGEDGLLSFLFTIFLFAGLLLPLLMNFGLLEFFGTMMAKIMRPLFRLPGRSSIDALASWVGDGTIGVLLTNKQYEENKYTQREAAIIGTTFSVVSITFAIVVIGEIGLANYFLPYYGTVILTGVILALIMPRIYPLTNKPTTFIDGSAQDSQTEDVPKGYNVASHGIEKALEKADRNRSVVTFFKDGFKNVLDMWIGVAPVVMAFGTIALILAEYTSTFTILGTPFEPYLNLLGIPEAAEAAQLMVIGFADMFLPAILGAGIESEMTRFVVATMSVTQLIYMSEVGGLLLGSKIPVNIVDLIIIFLLRTIIALPIIAGVAHLLF, encoded by the coding sequence TTGAAAAAGTTTTCAGCTTCTACTTGGTTATTATTCCTGATTCCGTCTTTCCTGGGGATCCTGTTGTTCCTTGTTCCAGTGCCTACAACAAATGCTGACGGTGATACAGAATGGATGGTTACTATTGCAGTCTTAGCAAATTGGATGGCTGGAGAAATTACCTCTATCGTCCCGTGGATTTTGTTAATTCTTTTAACTATTGCTGCTGTAGGATCATTGTTGTACATAACAAAGAAACCAGTTACTGATGGGAATGTAGCATTTTTCAACAAATTGTTTAACGTGAATTTATTCTGGACAATGACTAGATTAGTGGCAGCTATTTTTGCATTTATGGTTCTTTTCCAAGTTGGTCCAGAAGCTATCTGGAGCGATGCAACAGGCGGTCTTTTATTAGATGGTGAGGACGGATTATTGTCCTTCTTGTTTACGATCTTTTTATTTGCTGGACTTCTACTCCCATTGTTAATGAATTTTGGGCTTCTAGAATTCTTTGGCACAATGATGGCAAAAATTATGCGCCCTCTGTTCCGACTCCCTGGTCGTTCATCAATCGATGCATTAGCATCATGGGTAGGCGATGGAACTATCGGCGTACTTTTAACTAATAAACAATATGAAGAAAATAAGTACACGCAACGAGAAGCCGCCATCATTGGAACAACTTTTTCAGTAGTATCAATTACATTCGCTATTGTTGTTATTGGCGAAATCGGTCTTGCAAATTATTTCCTTCCGTACTATGGAACTGTTATTCTTACTGGCGTAATACTTGCTCTAATTATGCCAAGGATCTACCCTCTAACTAACAAACCTACTACTTTTATAGATGGCTCTGCACAAGATTCTCAAACAGAAGATGTGCCCAAAGGTTACAATGTCGCTTCGCATGGTATCGAAAAAGCATTAGAAAAAGCAGATCGCAATCGATCAGTAGTTACCTTCTTTAAAGATGGATTTAAAAACGTTCTTGATATGTGGATTGGAGTCGCTCCTGTTGTAATGGCATTTGGAACGATCGCACTGATTCTTGCTGAGTATACTTCAACATTCACCATACTTGGAACTCCATTCGAGCCTTATTTAAACTTACTCGGAATCCCTGAAGCTGCTGAGGCTGCCCAATTGATGGTCATTGGATTTGCGGACATGTTTTTACCAGCTATTCTAGGTGCTGGCATTGAGTCTGAAATGACTCGGTTTGTTGTCGCTACTATGTCTGTTACCCAGTTAATTTATATGTCCGAAGTTGGTGGACTGCTGCTCGGTTCTAAGATTCCAGTGAATATAGTGGATTTAATTATTATCTTCCTGCTTCGTACAATTATCGCCTTGCCAATTATAGCGGGTGTTGCACATTTGTTGTTTTAA
- a CDS encoding YojF family protein has protein sequence MELVEVKQLQAAIDSFVGKDVYLHLETTNGSYASHFNEGFFNAGAFIRNVVINFELGKVVGDSPHRVGLKLPQGWVYAQGITHFEIDEEGRLLLAGHDGTGKLAVALQLSETPFSY, from the coding sequence ATGGAACTAGTAGAAGTCAAACAACTCCAAGCGGCGATCGACTCATTCGTCGGCAAGGATGTCTACCTTCATTTAGAAACGACAAATGGCAGCTACGCCAGCCATTTCAATGAAGGCTTTTTCAATGCCGGCGCATTTATCCGCAATGTCGTCATCAATTTCGAGCTCGGAAAAGTCGTCGGCGACAGTCCACACCGTGTCGGGCTGAAACTCCCGCAAGGCTGGGTTTACGCACAAGGCATTACCCATTTTGAAATCGATGAAGAAGGCCGTTTGCTGCTCGCCGGCCACGACGGAACTGGAAAATTGGCGGTGGCGCTGCAACTCAGCGAAACACCGTTCAGCTATTAA
- a CDS encoding DUF423 domain-containing protein — protein MKFFLIAGAVNGLLAVAFGAFGAHLLEGRVADKYLDTWQTAVQYQMFHSIGLIAVAILMSSALIGPLGSLNWAGYLMLAGIVIFSGSLYVLSLTGISVLGAITPIGGVAFIAGWVMLIIAASKAL, from the coding sequence ATGAAATTTTTCTTAATAGCGGGAGCGGTTAATGGACTGCTTGCCGTCGCATTCGGGGCATTCGGGGCACATTTGCTTGAAGGCCGCGTAGCGGATAAATACTTGGATACATGGCAGACAGCGGTGCAATACCAAATGTTCCATTCCATCGGCTTGATCGCCGTCGCCATTTTGATGAGCTCAGCGCTCATCGGCCCGCTCGGTTCCCTGAACTGGGCCGGCTATTTGATGCTCGCCGGAATCGTGATTTTCTCAGGCAGCCTATATGTTCTGAGCTTGACGGGCATCAGCGTGCTTGGCGCGATTACGCCAATCGGCGGCGTCGCGTTTATCGCGGGCTGGGTTATGCTTATCATCGCCGCGTCGAAGGCATTGTAA
- a CDS encoding beta-carotene 15,15'-monooxygenase, with amino-acid sequence MFVMRQTRYAKWAFAFLFLVLISNLLVYRSPFSSTVIPEDSFWLVAGSLVDFAVVIPLLLLLSFRLTFKHLLAVMATGLIAVRFIIPALYFEPFAPLFYLGIAFELFILAAELALLGLLLIHIPKIRRSMSQQAGSPLFTLFPAVHENVKPNPLIHVVLSEALAFYYAFFTWKKRPPEDPASITLHKNTSSIAFTIMLIHAIVIETLGIHWWLHDKSAVLSIVLLILNVYSVIYFIGDIQATRLNPLTIKDGNLNVSLGLNKRISAPLESIAAVRWGVKPEADALEFVAKDFEEPEPQVVIDFNVPQQAVLFFGKTRPISQIALKVDDPEKLKSLLNSVK; translated from the coding sequence ATGTTCGTAATGCGCCAGACACGTTATGCAAAATGGGCTTTTGCTTTCTTGTTTCTCGTATTGATCAGCAATCTCTTAGTCTACCGCTCACCCTTTTCTTCCACTGTGATACCGGAAGATAGCTTTTGGCTCGTTGCCGGCTCTTTAGTTGATTTTGCGGTCGTCATCCCTTTATTGCTGCTGCTATCCTTCCGCTTAACTTTCAAACACTTGCTTGCAGTTATGGCCACTGGGTTGATCGCCGTGCGCTTCATCATCCCTGCACTGTATTTCGAACCCTTCGCCCCTCTATTCTACCTAGGCATCGCATTCGAACTATTCATATTGGCGGCAGAACTGGCCTTGCTCGGCCTATTGCTCATCCACATTCCAAAAATACGGCGGTCCATGAGCCAACAAGCCGGCAGCCCGCTGTTCACTTTGTTTCCTGCAGTGCATGAGAACGTCAAGCCGAATCCGCTCATCCATGTCGTCCTGTCTGAAGCACTCGCGTTTTACTATGCCTTCTTTACGTGGAAAAAACGGCCCCCAGAAGATCCAGCATCCATCACGCTCCATAAAAATACCAGTTCCATCGCATTTACCATCATGCTCATCCACGCCATCGTCATCGAGACCCTCGGTATCCATTGGTGGCTCCATGATAAATCCGCTGTACTCTCTATTGTCCTGCTCATCTTGAATGTCTATAGCGTCATTTATTTCATTGGCGATATTCAAGCCACCCGATTGAACCCCTTGACCATCAAAGATGGAAACTTGAATGTATCGTTAGGGTTGAACAAACGAATCAGTGCACCGCTCGAATCGATTGCAGCGGTGCGCTGGGGCGTAAAACCAGAGGCCGATGCGCTGGAATTTGTCGCCAAAGATTTTGAAGAACCGGAACCCCAAGTCGTAATCGATTTCAACGTGCCCCAGCAGGCGGTGCTGTTTTTTGGCAAGACGCGCCCCATCTCGCAAATCGCGTTGAAAGTGGATGATCCCGAAAAATTAAAGTCCTTATTAAACTCAGTGAAGTGA
- a CDS encoding ABC transporter permease — MWRQPYFIFGFFILSFFLVGSFVYEWVWGDVPAQTHYLMEDGRAVEAAPISPNWQHPLGTDQYGYDLLGKLMLGAKYTILAALAIAAVRMAIAVPIGYIFGIYFDKQRKLMSSFADSMHYIPLTLFAAYVLTPLLWMPENGFSSTLWERIFVQVIIMGLLTVPIVSVLIANEAALLRDKEYILAAKTLGAGRLRIIRKHLYPQMREKIAVLYGQQVMETFIILAHLGLLNLFLGGTKVSYDPMFGDPPMSISYEWAGLFGSSFRYLQSAPWLPLAPVLCIGLAIFSVSLMMEGYLRSKNPKVQKIHRQVKEDPLIEWNREQLREKMVRLKNEELPK, encoded by the coding sequence ATGTGGCGCCAACCGTACTTTATCTTTGGTTTTTTCATTTTGAGTTTTTTCCTCGTGGGCAGTTTTGTATACGAGTGGGTGTGGGGCGATGTTCCGGCGCAAACTCATTATTTGATGGAAGATGGTCGGGCAGTGGAAGCGGCCCCTATTTCTCCTAACTGGCAGCATCCGCTGGGAACTGACCAATATGGCTATGACCTGCTGGGGAAATTGATGCTCGGGGCGAAATACACCATCTTGGCTGCACTAGCAATAGCCGCAGTCCGTATGGCAATTGCGGTGCCAATCGGATATATATTCGGTATTTATTTCGATAAACAGCGCAAATTGATGTCCAGTTTTGCCGACTCGATGCATTACATTCCACTGACTTTGTTCGCGGCTTATGTGTTAACTCCGTTGTTGTGGATGCCGGAAAATGGATTTTCGAGCACGCTCTGGGAACGGATTTTCGTACAAGTGATCATAATGGGTCTGCTGACCGTTCCGATCGTCTCAGTTCTGATTGCCAATGAAGCTGCTTTGCTTAGGGATAAGGAGTATATCCTTGCAGCGAAAACCCTTGGCGCGGGACGTCTTCGGATTATCCGAAAGCATCTATATCCACAAATGCGTGAAAAAATTGCTGTCCTGTACGGTCAGCAAGTCATGGAGACATTCATCATACTGGCGCATCTTGGACTGCTGAATTTGTTTTTGGGAGGAACCAAAGTCAGCTATGATCCCATGTTTGGCGATCCGCCGATGTCAATTTCTTACGAATGGGCGGGACTGTTCGGCTCGAGCTTTCGATACTTGCAAAGCGCTCCCTGGCTCCCGCTTGCCCCTGTATTGTGTATCGGGCTCGCTATTTTCTCGGTATCTCTGATGATGGAAGGTTATTTGCGTTCGAAAAATCCCAAAGTCCAAAAAATACACCGACAAGTAAAAGAAGATCCGTTGATTGAATGGAACCGGGAACAGCTGCGTGAGAAAATGGTGCGATTGAAAAATGAAGAACTTCCTAAATGA
- a CDS encoding uracil-DNA glycosylase, which produces MTKQIFTNDWQQVLGEEFDKNYYQELRAFLKNEYANETIYPVKENIWNAFEHTAYQDVKAVILGQDPYHGPNQAHGLSFSVQPGIAHPPSLRNILKELEDDIGCEKPVDGTLTKWSDQGVLMLNTVLTVRQGQAHSHQKKGWEQFTDEVIRKVSARKEPVIFILWGKPAQTKKRLIDTERHDIIEAPHPSPLSAHRGFFGSKPFSKVNKLLQSRGEEPIDFCLD; this is translated from the coding sequence ATGACCAAACAAATTTTCACTAATGATTGGCAACAAGTCTTAGGGGAAGAATTCGACAAAAACTATTATCAGGAATTGAGAGCGTTCTTAAAAAATGAGTATGCTAATGAGACCATTTATCCGGTCAAAGAAAATATTTGGAATGCCTTTGAACATACGGCTTATCAAGATGTCAAAGCGGTCATCCTCGGGCAAGACCCTTATCACGGGCCGAATCAAGCGCATGGCTTGAGTTTTTCCGTTCAGCCAGGCATCGCCCATCCGCCGAGCCTGCGCAACATCTTGAAGGAACTCGAAGACGACATCGGCTGTGAGAAGCCAGTGGATGGGACTTTAACGAAATGGTCTGACCAAGGCGTGCTCATGCTCAACACAGTCCTGACGGTGAGGCAAGGGCAAGCACATTCACATCAGAAAAAAGGCTGGGAGCAGTTTACGGACGAAGTGATCCGCAAAGTATCGGCACGAAAAGAGCCAGTCATTTTCATTTTATGGGGCAAGCCGGCACAGACGAAAAAGCGCCTGATCGATACCGAACGCCACGACATCATTGAAGCGCCGCATCCGAGCCCACTCAGCGCACATCGCGGATTTTTCGGCAGTAAACCGTTCTCAAAAGTGAACAAGCTGTTACAATCACGCGGCGAAGAACCGATTGATTTCTGCCTGGACTGA
- a CDS encoding lipoate--protein ligase family protein → MALFMEDKKWRFWDQSLSARKRSALESFAADDTLCELVGSQKSPPTVRTWVHDDTVVLGIQDHRLPHIDQAMAVLEDNGYQAIVRNSGGLAVVLDSGVLNISIVLSEKEGAIDIPQGYDMMVELVEALFPEAEIDAYEIVGSYCPGSYDLSIGGKKFAGISQRRIRRGIAVQVYLCIEGSGAGRAEVIREFYEAGKQGEETKFSYPEIEPDVMASLSELLGHDITVPEVVLDLHALLGSPAPMPLQEEEFDLYSFYLKRVLERNEKMLERTLE, encoded by the coding sequence ATGGCTTTATTTATGGAAGACAAGAAATGGCGCTTTTGGGACCAGTCCTTGAGCGCACGCAAACGCTCGGCGCTTGAATCGTTCGCGGCGGATGACACGTTATGTGAACTGGTCGGCTCCCAGAAAAGCCCGCCGACGGTCAGAACATGGGTGCATGATGACACGGTTGTGCTTGGCATCCAAGACCACCGCTTGCCTCATATCGATCAAGCGATGGCGGTCCTAGAAGACAACGGCTACCAGGCAATCGTCCGAAATTCCGGCGGCCTTGCCGTTGTTCTCGATTCCGGCGTGTTGAACATTTCCATCGTCCTGTCGGAAAAAGAAGGCGCCATCGATATTCCGCAAGGCTACGATATGATGGTCGAACTCGTCGAAGCCTTGTTTCCAGAAGCGGAAATCGACGCCTACGAAATTGTCGGTTCGTATTGCCCGGGCAGTTACGACCTGAGCATCGGCGGCAAGAAATTCGCCGGCATTTCCCAGCGCCGCATCCGCCGCGGCATCGCCGTGCAAGTGTATTTGTGCATCGAAGGAAGCGGCGCAGGGCGGGCGGAAGTGATCCGCGAGTTTTACGAAGCGGGCAAGCAAGGAGAAGAGACAAAGTTCAGCTACCCAGAAATCGAGCCAGACGTGATGGCGTCGCTCAGTGAATTGCTCGGCCACGATATCACCGTTCCTGAAGTGGTGCTCGATTTGCATGCGCTGCTCGGCTCTCCGGCCCCGATGCCGCTTCAGGAAGAAGAATTTGACTTGTATTCGTTTTATTTGAAACGGGTGCTTGAACGCAATGAAAAAATGCTCGAACGAACGCTTGAATGA